GGCCCTTTTACTATATTGTCTTATGGCCAAATTGCCTGTAAGACAAATAATTGCAGCTGGACAAGACTTAAGAGGcttctttatgatgggtttgAGCCCCAACAAAGATAGTAATCAGTGGAGATTAATCCTTAATAGTACAACCAAACGCAGTTATAGTTCTCATTTACAGGCAAACAAATATGAGATTTTATTTTACTGTAACTGTGAAGCAATTAAACTATACACTGGAAGTGTAGTTGCAAATGTAACAACTACAACCATATGCAACCCCAACTACATGCATATCCAAACTGCAGCAAAATGAGCATACCCAAGAAAGTGGCTTCTATAATTGCAAGTTGTTGGGTGAGTTCGACGATTGTTTATTTTCACGTTTGCTGATAATAAGATGGACGAATTGACACAAAGAATGTTGGAGCAGCCAGTTTAAAATCACTTTCACCATCATCTATGCCATATCTCTGTGCGAAGTGCTTTGTTTAGCTGATTGCTATCAAAGagtaaacaaaaaaattaaaaaaactaacTAAACAAGACCAATGACAACAAAGGAAAATTACGCCCCCATTATAGATTGGAGGGTTTGAGGACTTGAGAATCATAACTTTATTGGACCTAATTACCTTTCATTAGCATAGTAAATTAGAAGCTACGTTTGTATAATGATTTTGCAGAATTTTCATTCCTTTCCACATAAAATTTCATGGTCTTTACTGACATTGCACTGGCCAAATCTACTCATTAATCTATAGGAGAATTGCTGAAGTCAAAGCTAAGGAGAGGCAGAAGGCATTAGAGGAGATTATCTACTGTTTGATTGTGCAGAAATTCATGGACAATGGTATTTCAATGATTCCTGCAATATCACCAACTTCGGATCCTAATAGTCAGGTGCACTATTGGCCCAACCAAGAACAGAAGCTAGAAGCAATTCATTCGCCTGATGCTTTGGACATGATCCAAAGCCATCTCACTCTTATTCTGGGAGAGAGGGTAGTTGGTCCTCTGAATACTATTGTCCAAATAAGCAGGCTGAAGCTTGGTAAGCTTTATGCTGCCTCCATCATGTATGGCTACTTCCTCAAAAGAGTGGATCAAAGGTTCCAACTTGAGAGAACTATGAAAACCCTTCCCACAGACACTAGGCAACAAAGAATATTTGATGACTTGAAACCTAACCCGCTCTGGGACCTGGAATCTATGGTGCAAATTTCATCAGATGATGATGGTTCTGATGGTGAAGACTCCAAATCTTATAGATTAAGATCGTATGTGATGTACTTGGATGCAGAGACATTGCAAAGGTATGCAACCATAAGATCCAAGGAATCTATTTCATTGATTGAAAAGCAAACACAGGCTTTATTTGGAAGGCCAGACATAAGGATTGCTGGAGATGGATCCCTTGATACTTCGAATGATGAATTGGTGGGGATAACATTCACTGGCCTGACGATGTTGGTTTTGGAGGCAGTTGCATTTGGATCAATTCTATGGGAAGCTGAGAGCTATGTTGAATCCAAGTATCATTTTGTCACAAGCTGAATGTACGTTGTTGATGTTCTTAATTCTCATTAGTATATATTTGACCGGATTCTGGATAAGTTATGTTGAGCCAAGTCATGGAAATCAATGTAGCCTAACAAAGCAAGTCTTAACGGGATGGAGAAAATGCCATTATATATGGTGGCATTTGGATACCAACTCGATGCAATCTCCAATCTTCTCTCCATTTCTAAAACTGTCCAATGCAAATCCTGTGACTTGAGATCTTTTCACAATCCTACATTTGCAGTGAGCACGCTAGCAAAGACAGCTGTTGGTCATGCTACCACATTTTTATGTTGTTAAACTGAAGGAGGGAAGAATGTGATGGAGCAAATCATGAAAGGCATCTTGACAATTTTGAATACTGCAATGCACAGAAGATTGTAAAATTTTAAACTTTTATGATCATATGCATATTCTTGTAACTATTTTCTTTCTCTGTACATCATAGTAAGGCTAAACTTTAGTTAGCATGTACTTGCTGTGTTTCTTAGTTTAGTCAATAGATTGAAGtaaatatattttagaaaatattataataaatatgtTACCAGATGTTATTTCTTGTGAAGCTGAAACATGTTCATTCAGTTAATCCACAATGCATGACATTTTATGGCTTCCTTCTTATTTGCCATTCATCTCTTGAGTTGGCAACCATGTGGGGGAGTAGGAAAATGTAACttgtaaccttttttttttttcaattgcgGAGCAATCAttcttgatatatatatttttttcagatgGGTGGGGGcataaaatgatttttttaaaaaatccacAAAATAAGATATTATATACATTTCCTAGTATTGTTATTTGTAGGGAGCTGCGAacaagaagctttgttttcaaTTATTTTCCCTGCATCACATTTGTTGGGGTTGCGTGCTATATATGCATTCCCGGTCTCTTCCATTCGCTGTTTTAGTTTTCTTGGGAAATTATGACTCATAAATGTCAAGCTAAAACAGAGTTCTAAAACCAGTAAGATCCACAATACATTACCCTGGGTTTCATGTGGTTTTGTATAATTTAATTTATACCCTGATCTGTCCCAGCTCAGACAAGAAATTTTTTGCTTCATAGACTATGATTTGTGTCCTAAAATTTGTAACCAGGTTGCGTCATGTGATTTAAATCATCCAAAACCATATTATAAACCAAAATTCCAACTAGTCACCATCGCTGCCGTTACTAAACCTCTGACCATGAATATGACATAACagtaattttaaatagatattcttcctttttttgggATAAATATAATCACTGTGGCTTAGAGGGAGAGTTCTCTCTTTGTTTAAGAGAGATTAGTTTGGTGTAGAAACTAAAAGTGAGAATGTATATAATCTAAACATATTTAACCTCTCAAACAAATTCTTAAAAGATCCCAACATCACAACTATCCAACCTTTCTCCTCTTATCCATGAATTTCACATGCACAGTCCTTGCCCAATTTGAGTCCAACATGGCAATCCAATCAAACCATCGAGTCAAATGGACGACCTAACAAATGCAGTCCAAATCCTCCATTCTTAATTTAGAAAACAACATGAAGAACGGGTCAAGGTTCCTGTGAGCCCACAGATAAAGTGAgtcgaagaagaaaaagagggcaCTATTCCATGCTCTCTACGGTCTCTCCAGGCCTTCTCCACTGTCTCAAGCTTAACCCGGTTGGCCCACCTGACTGTTCCTCCCCACCTTATTCTCTCCTTTGCATGTGGACAGCTGTCGAGTTGCCGAGCCTACTTACAATTCCAACGAAGACGTTATCCTCGTGTTTGCGTCCTATCCAGAATAGAACCAGAGCCTATCTCGCGGTGGTTAGGACGTCCCTGGGTTAGGCGGCCACAGCAGCGACTGCATGGCCCCACCTGGGGAGCTCCAATCAGCTAGAGACGCGTATGAGAATGGCGTCTTCTTCCACGCGTCCCACCTGGCGTCTGGAGAACAAGTGGCTTTTGGAAGGTGGCAAGCCGCATCAGTAGGTGCACCCGAATAGTTATCAAGTAGaaaaattagcaaaaaaaaaaagaaaaagaaaaagaaaaagaaaactttgtTTTCTATGCTGGTGTTTGCTTACTAATTCAATATCACCTCATCCTCTCGTTTATTTCTTGAGTTTTATCCAAATACataattataaagaaaaaaaaaatacttactaAAACCATCCGTGAGTCAGAGAGATGAGAGACGGCGAAATTTGGCTGATTGGAAACGGTAGAAGAGCAGAGAAATTTTGCCGGTTTTAGGGCCCACGCGGGAACGCTTCCTCGTTACGAAACTGAAGACGACGAGGCCAGCGTGGGGTAAATAAATGAAAACCGGCAATCCGTGACGGCTGGTTTGACGACATCTTTGAACGCATGGCAGACATTCCTCATGAGATTCTTCGCATATTAGCCACCCGATGGGCCTCGGCATTAATAAAAGAAGGAGATGAGAGCCATTGATTGGATGGTCCCCTTTGGTGCAAATAAATAATGAGATGAGAGCCATTGATTGGATGGTCCCGTGGGTGCAACATCTGTTCCAGGTTGGAAGCGTTCAATATTTTGGTAAAATTACGAAGAGACCCTGCCAATTTGAGGGTATTAATTAATAATTTAGTTCCAGAAACTGGATCTCTTGATTCCACCGCCAGTCCTTTCGAATACAACCTGTTTACGTTGTCCAAAGGGAGGTGAAGGATGGCGCGCCCTCACGCGTTTTTGCGTCCCTCTAGATGGACGCCAGTTTAATGCATCCAACTTAAAATCTGTACCCAATGATGATTGGATTCACCCACAATGGCGTGGTGTTTGGGGCATTACACTGTAATTGAGGTTAGcacctttttcttattttaaataatggatcGATAATTGATAAGAGATCTTAttgttatcaaaaaaaattaaattttataggCTTTCAAgacaatttttctttctctacaATCGTTACTTTCTAATATTAGTTATTCTAAATCTAATTAAATCTTACTCATCTGTAtgttactctctttttttttgttagtacaCCAGCAATTTACAATAGTCTCGCATGACCACTGCCTATTGAGTCAAAGGACAAGATACTCTACAAAGTTGGAGAAACATATACAAAATGAGTCCAAAAAATCTCTCTAAATGATGAACAGTAAAAGAAGACAATCCAGTCAACAGTTTTATTCGCCTCTCAAAATACATGCACAATCCGGAAAACGTCACACTCCTGCAGCCGCCGCCGAACGTCCTCTAGAAATAGATGGTCGAACACCCCCAACTCTCCTGTAGAATCCAATCAATCATCTCCATTGAGTCCCTCTCCAGAATGATGTACTGGGCCTCTAGAACGTATGTTACTCTTCAAACAAGAAAAAATATGTTATATAAGCGGGTACTAATCGAGATGGAtaaatttataagaaaattttgtgCCAGAAAATTTAGAAAGATGATTTTTAACtaaaacaatataataataataatcaataGAAGTAAAGTGACTCACATAATTCCAAATTTAAATTTAGCCTTTACTAGATGAAATATTGACCACTCCTTTAGAGAACAACTTAAATAAGGAATAAATACAAGATATTATTTGCTTATTGTTTGGGATGAGAGATTAAGAAATAACAGATTTTTCTGAgagtaaattttaaaaaataattattaatttaaataacttCGAGTCAACCGTAATTAATATTTCCTCATGTTCAACATCATAAGAAATTTTGCAAGGGAGATTATGCATTCATTAACGAAAATTAAGAAAGACCAAAACGGTTGGTGGCAAATgggaatatataaaaaataatttccaTAATGATTAAGTGGTGGAAGGTAGGTTTAATGTCTTAATCAATATATAATTATTGTCCTGTTGATGCTAATAAGATCATAAACTGATAAATAAATGGAAAGTCCAGCACTCCAGCATGGCAATCGCGTGCCGCCGTTAGCGTGGGACGCGGTCTCCGGTTAGCGCGGAAATAAACCTCCCCACTTCCACCATCGTTCCTACGCCAAAATGACCACAACACCCTCATAATACTTTCGACGAATACATATGTTTagatgttcttgaaagattttgggAGAGAACTTCTTACATGGTTTCAAGTATATTTTTAAAGAGGCTAGCATAGCTGCGGATTGAATAGCCGTCTATATGGCTggactggaaaaaaaaaattatttcggACATTCCACGATCTTTTGCTTTATTGAATATATTCATGCACATgatatataaaatatctattttagcaaaaaaaaaaaaaatcatgcgaATACAATCCTGATAAGGGTAAATTCGTCAATAAAAATGTCAAAGCTGGACACCGGTGCAAGTTAACGTCATTTTTTGTAAGCACGTAACGAGGAGGCTTTCCACCGAAATTCCCCACGAAGCTCTCGAACTTTCAGAGCCcattgatccaacggtcaagatCGACAGATGGTTGTATCCTCGTGGCAATCTCGTAAATTTGTGAAGAGAATCGATCTCTACGAAAAGGGTGGTGGCCAGAGAAGGCGGTCAAAATACTGTATCCCCAAACCTTCCATCTCTGTCTCTCCGCCTCCAGCTTATAAAGCCGGCGAGACGCGAGACCAAGAGCGATCGAATAGAacaaaattagaagaaaaaaatacgaAGAGGAAGGTAAAGATCATGGCGATGGCGATGGCGATTTCAAGGTTCTTGACGGCGCTGGTCTTCTTTCTTGGCGCGGCGACGGTGACGGTGTCCGGCTTCAACGTGACGACGCTCGCCTTCGACGAGGGCTACTCCCACCTCTTCGGGGAGGGCAACCTCGTCCGTTCCTCTGACGGCAGGACCGTCCGCCTTCTCCTTAACCGTTACTCCGGtaactcttcttcttcttcttcctcctcctcctcctcctcctcctcctcctctcccttgcCGTTTAACTCACGTCTCCGTTGTTGGGATTAGGTGCGGGTTTTATATCGTCGGATCTCTATCACCACGGCTTCTTCAGCGCCTCCATCAAGCTGCCGTCAGATTACACGGCGGGAATCGTCGTCGCCTTCTATGTGAGTAACGCCGTCCGTTTATTCCTTCTTGCTTCCCTTTATTCGTCTGTTCATACAAGCTCGCCGGAATAACTTTTCCCAGCGGCCGTCGTCACCGTGAAATGACCGAAATGCCCCTCTCTTTAGACATGAACTCGGcgtagtttttttttctctcttctttaaaaTATTTCTGGTCTAAAGGTAAAGTCGGCATTTTACGCAAGTTTTAATTCCTATCTCATCGACCACCCATTAATTGTAGTTGCCGAAGCAAGGAATCATAGTAAATTGAAAGAAGTGTTAAGGTTATCTTGATCTTGTGGCATGCAGAGGTTGACAGGGGGTTTTGATATCTTCCAAACCCTTCTCTATTGGTCAAGTGCTCATGGTCTATCTGGGGGTTGTCTAGAAACTGGATAGCAGGTGGAATGATCTGTCTTTGAGATCATAGGTGCATGTAGTTAAGTTGAATTCCTGCTGCATAAAAAAACTCAACAGCAAATTCATGTTGTGAAGTTGTAATattggttatatatatatatgtacacccATCTTTTCTGAATGGTTCAGAGGGTACTAATTGGGGCATGGACCTTTCCAAAAGGCAGCAGATAGAAATACTTTATTCCTGTCATCATAATAAGTTATTGTCTGTACCTTGTCCAAACCCATGTGTTCCCATAGTAGCCTCATCCAACTTTGCAATGCAACTTGCTAGAGTTAGCAAGCAATATATGTGGCTGGAAGTAGCTATTTGCAATTTTAAAAACAACACCCTGTTTGTTAACTTACTTGAGAGACTATATTGCTTAAAGAAGTACAtcaattttaagtatatatatacAAAGGAAACTAGGCATGCACATGAAAGTTATAGTAGCGTAAGCAAAGGAAGTAATAGTTTATAGAGCTTTTTGGGTATTATGAAGCGATTAGTTTGAAAACCCACATGGCTTTGCTGATGCAGTACTAGTTTATCGTTTCAAGTCGATGCTTAAAATGTTGGTTAGGTGATTGATGACTGTGATtaatgggttttttttttccgtgATTTGGAACTGATGCAGACATCTAATGGGGATATCTTTCCAAAGACACACGACGAGCTGGACTTCGAGTTTTTAGGCAACATTAGAGGCGAGAGGTGGAGAATCCAAACCAATGTGTATGGCAATGGCAGCACCAGCCGAGGCCGAGAGGAGCGCTACGTTCTCCCCTTTGACCCCACCAAGGAGGCCCACCGCTACTCCATCCTGTGGACCGCCACCCACATCATGTATGTCTTTGATCCCACCCTTCTATGATGCATGTCTTGGAATTCTTATTGCTATAATAATTGAGAAAGTTTTAGTTGGGGCAAGGTTATTTTTTGTCATTCGAGCGTGAGTCTTTCTGCATGGTTTGTGATTGGAGTGCGAGTTGCAGCCGATTGCAAGCCATTTCCTTGTTTTGCTTCTGACCAACGTACCCTTTTCCATGCATTGCTTACGTCCATTGTGGTGTTGGTGCTTCTCATCTTTTCATTAGGGCCCTATTAGGAACACTATATCCTTGATCCTTTTGAGCAAAgagttattcttcttcttcttctttaaccGAAAAACGACCGAAGATTCAGGCTAAAATGCTGTTTGAATTGTTGCACTACAGATTCCTAAGTATTAAGCAAGAGTATTTTGGTCTTTCTTGACCAGATGCACTCATGCAAAATTCACGTCCACTATCATTAACTAAATGTGGTTGCGCAATAGATCATTTCCCCCCGTTCTTGATtgttttataaattaaaaaagatCTATAGAATCATCAACAGCAGCTAATTTGATGGTTTTATGCTGATAATCGGCAATGTGCAGCTTCTACATCGACAAGACGCCTATAAGAGAGGTTGTCCGCAGCGACGCCATGGGCGGCGATTACCCATCCAAGCCCATGTCCCTCTATGCCACCATATGGGACGGCTCTACGTGGGCCACCTCCGGTGGCAAGTACAAGGTCAAGTATAAGTACGCCCCGTTCGTAGCTGAATTCTCCGACCTGGTCCTCCGCGGCTGCCGCATCGATCCCATCCAGCCAGTGCCGTCCACCGATCATTGCATGGAGGCCGACGGTGACCTCATGGCCGCCGATTTCGCCGTCATGACACCCCGGAAGCGCGCGGCCATGCGTCGGTTTCGTGAGCGTTACATGACCTATTCAGTCTGCTACGACGCCCTCCGGTATTCCGGCGCCTTACCGGACTGCAGCATCATCGCCTCGGAGCAGGAGAGGTTCTGGGCATCCGGCCACATCAAGTTCCCGGCCCGCCGGCGCCGGTCCAGGCGCCAGAGCCGTATGCCAAGTGCTGCTGACCGCATGAGTCAGCCCATTGTCTAAATTAATCATTGGTTGAGTACATATTGTTAGGTGGTCGATGGAACAGTAGTAGTT
Above is a genomic segment from Phoenix dactylifera cultivar Barhee BC4 chromosome 2, palm_55x_up_171113_PBpolish2nd_filt_p, whole genome shotgun sequence containing:
- the LOC103714566 gene encoding UV-B-induced protein At3g17800, chloroplastic isoform X3, translated to MRTWGASTDTLMVLPCSSYSVAGFRPPPVDLKLLPSLSSDSRAGFSNKCYSSVGWPNIGVQLEKYRARSLKVKALENSAIDQQLEKLQSDRDAQKEETPPATQDLPLYRRIAEVKAKERQKALEEIIYCLIVQKFMDNGISMIPAISPTSDPNSQVHYWPNQEQKLEAIHSPDALDMIQSHLTLILGERVVGPLNTIVQISRLKLGKLYAASIMYGYFLKRVDQRFQLERTMKTLPTDTRQQRIFDDLKPNPLWDLESMVQISSDDDGSDGEDSKSYRLRSYVMYLDAETLQRYATIRSKESISLIEKQTQALFGRPDIRIAGDGSLDTSNDELVGITFTGLTMLVLEAVAFGSILWEAESYVESKYHFVTS
- the LOC103714566 gene encoding UV-B-induced protein At3g17800, chloroplastic isoform X1, with product MRTWGASTDTLMVLPCSSYSVAGFRPPPVDLKLLPSLSSDSRAGFSNKCYSSVGWPNIGVQLEKYRARSLKVKALENSGENHTPIAPLQFESPVGQLLSQIMQTHPHLLPAAIDQQLEKLQSDRDAQKEETPPATQDLPLYRRIAEVKAKERQKALEEIIYCLIVQKFMDNGISMIPAISPTSDPNSQVHYWPNQEQKLEAIHSPDALDMIQSHLTLILGERVVGPLNTIVQISRLKLGKLYAASIMYGYFLKRVDQRFQLERTMKTLPTDTRQQRIFDDLKPNPLWDLESMVQISSDDDGSDGEDSKSYRLRSYVMYLDAETLQRYATIRSKESISLIEKQTQALFGRPDIRIAGDGSLDTSNDELVGITFTGLTMLVLEAVAFGSILWEAESYVESKYHFVTS
- the LOC103714566 gene encoding UV-B-induced protein At3g17800, chloroplastic isoform X2; the encoded protein is MRTWGASTDTLMVLPCSSYSVAGFRPPPVDLKLLPSLSSDSRAGFSNKCYSSVGWPNIGVQLEKYRARSLKVKALENSAAIDQQLEKLQSDRDAQKEETPPATQDLPLYRRIAEVKAKERQKALEEIIYCLIVQKFMDNGISMIPAISPTSDPNSQVHYWPNQEQKLEAIHSPDALDMIQSHLTLILGERVVGPLNTIVQISRLKLGKLYAASIMYGYFLKRVDQRFQLERTMKTLPTDTRQQRIFDDLKPNPLWDLESMVQISSDDDGSDGEDSKSYRLRSYVMYLDAETLQRYATIRSKESISLIEKQTQALFGRPDIRIAGDGSLDTSNDELVGITFTGLTMLVLEAVAFGSILWEAESYVESKYHFVTS
- the LOC103714567 gene encoding probable xyloglucan endotransglucosylase/hydrolase protein 30, giving the protein MAMAMAISRFLTALVFFLGAATVTVSGFNVTTLAFDEGYSHLFGEGNLVRSSDGRTVRLLLNRYSGAGFISSDLYHHGFFSASIKLPSDYTAGIVVAFYTSNGDIFPKTHDELDFEFLGNIRGERWRIQTNVYGNGSTSRGREERYVLPFDPTKEAHRYSILWTATHIIFYIDKTPIREVVRSDAMGGDYPSKPMSLYATIWDGSTWATSGGKYKVKYKYAPFVAEFSDLVLRGCRIDPIQPVPSTDHCMEADGDLMAADFAVMTPRKRAAMRRFRERYMTYSVCYDALRYSGALPDCSIIASEQERFWASGHIKFPARRRRSRRQSRMPSAADRMSQPIV